Part of the Egibacteraceae bacterium genome, ACGGCAGGACGGAGCCGGCGCCGATCGTCGTGGTGAGCGGGTCCCTCGACCTGGACTTCTCGGCCCCGCTGTTCACCGAGGCGGCGGTGCCCACGGTGGTGGTCACCTGCGAGGCGGCGCCGGCCGATCGCCGGCGGGTCGCCCGGCAGGCCGGCCGCGTCCTCGTCGCGGGCGCCGAGCAGGTCGACGCCGCGGCAGCCGTCGAGGCGCTGCGCACGGAGCTCGGCCTGTCCTCCCTGCTCTGCGAGGGGGGGCCGACCCTGAACGAGGCGCTGTTCGGCGCCGGGCTGGTCGATGAGCTGTGCCTGACCCTCACCCCGCGCATGGTCGGCGCGGGGCCCCGGATCCTGCGGGACCTACCCCAGCCGCTCCCCCTGGAGCTGGCCGGCCTGTGCGAGGAGGACGGCGAGCTCTACGCCCGCTA contains:
- a CDS encoding dihydrofolate reductase family protein, with the protein product MRQLLPVLAEHMHAYDIYRPENVNAPLLRVNMVSSVDGAAADEHGRTAGLGLPGDHEVFRALRALADAIVVGAGTVRVEGYGPHRVGADLRARRARDGRTEPAPIVVVSGSLDLDFSAPLFTEAAVPTVVVTCEAAPADRRRVARQAGRVLVAGAEQVDAAAAVEALRTELGLSSLLCEGGPTLNEALFGAGLVDELCLTLTPRMVGAGPRILRDLPQPLPLELAGLCEEDGELYARYALP